In Haemorhous mexicanus isolate bHaeMex1 chromosome 6, bHaeMex1.pri, whole genome shotgun sequence, a single window of DNA contains:
- the LOC132328565 gene encoding mas-related G-protein coupled receptor member B4-like, producing MTPPATSPTEGDDLCDTDVTTMATHSVTLLICLCGLAGNGAVLCLLSLKKSGNAGIFDLAVMDFLILLFAVPSALLILVEDVSCSLIMPLMYMNFLFQLSVVSHYWALLWLMRSNKILFMREIWNLCCRCDLPEHLWWVLDSAQYWAFFALFTVIPSVTFLCPSHEQEHCRAAFISMYTLILLFLAAPLLISSTIDLINAKPGSQQQQPKRRDIVLFIILLLTLLLSLWNFLQQLSYITVSSQVVFLLTCIHSTIKPFIYFLVGRCRRPCSMRSLRLSLQRIFEEPEENNAESGDPAMDMGV from the coding sequence ATGACCCCACCTGCCACCTCACCCACTGAAGGAGACGATCTGTGTGACACAGATGTTACCACCATGGCCACACACAGTGTGACACTGCTCATCTGCCTctgtgggctggctgggaacggggctgtgctctgcctccTCAGCCTGAAAAAAAGCGGGAACGCTGGCATCTTTGACCTGGCTGTCATGGACTTCCTCATTCTCCTCTTTGCAgtcccctctgccctccttaTCCTGGTGGAGGACGTGTCCTGCTCTCTTATCATGCCCTTGATGTACATGAacttccttttccagctgtccGTGGTCTCCCACTactgggccctgctctggctgaTGCGCAGCAACAAGATACTGTTTATGCGTGAGATCTGGAACCTCTGTTGCCGCTGCGACCTCCCTGAGCACCTGTGGTGGGTGCTGGACAGTGCCCAATACTGGGCCTTCTTTGCTCTCTTCACTGTCATTCCCTCAGTGACATTCCTGTGCCCATCACACGAGCAGGAGCACTGCCGggctgctttcatttccatgtACACCCTCATCCTGCTCTTCTTGGCTGCACCCCTGCTCATTTCCAGCACAATCGATTTAATTAATGCCAAGCccggctcccagcagcagcaacccaAGAGGCGTGACATCGTTCTCTTCATCATTTTGCTCCTCACTCTCCTTCTCAGCCTCTGgaatttcctgcagcagctcagttaCATCACTGTGTCCTCACAGGTTGTTTTCCTGCTCACCTGCATCCACAGCACCATCAAACCCTTCATCTACTTCTTGGTGGGGAGGTGCAGGAGGCCCTGCTCCATGCGGTCTCTCCGGCTCTCCCTCCAGAGGATTTTTGAAGAGCCCGAAGAAAACAATGCCGAGAGTGGTGATCCTGCCATGGACATGGGGGTTTGA